From the Selenomonas sp. oral taxon 920 genome, the window GGTTTTTTTTCGGAAGACGGCGCGGATAGATGTCCAGCTCGTTCGCCGTCGGGAGTGTGACATTCTCGCGCAGATGCCCGACGATCTCGTCCGTCAGCAGAATGACGGGCGTACGGAAACGCTCGGCGTAGTTCACGGACATCACCGCCAGATCGAACGACTCGCGCACGCTCCACGGCGAGAGCGCGATGATCGGATGGTCGCCGTGCGTGCCCCAACGCGCCTGCATGACATCGCCCTGTGACGGCGCGGTCGGCTGTCCCGTCGAGGGGCCGACGCGCTGTACATTCACCACGACGCACGGGATCTCCGCGCACGCCGCATAGCCGATCAGCTCCTGTTTCAGAGAGAAGCCCGGGCCGCTCGTCGCGTCCATCACCTTCGCGCCCGCGAGTGACGCACCGAGGATCGCCCCCATCGCGCCGATCTCGTCCTCCATCTGGAGGAACGTGCCGCCGATCTTCGGCAGCAGCTTTGCCATCTGCTCGGCGATCTCCGTGGACGGCGTGATTGGATAGCCTGCGAAGAACGTCACCCCCGCCGCAATCGCGCCCTCGGCGATCGCCTCGTTGCCCTGCATGAGCCTTGCTTTCGTCTCGCTCATTTGCTCTCCCTCCGCTCCACGAATATCGCAAAATCGGGACAGCGCATCTCGCACTGCCCGCACGCGATACAGTCCTCGGGGCGGACGGGTACGATCTTGCCGAGCAGGCTCACCTCGAGCACCTGCTTCGGGCAGAACGCGGCGCAGATGCCGCAGCCCTTGCACCGCTTTTCCTTGATATACAGCTCACCCTTCATGGCGTCAACTCCCGCCGGGATGTGGAAGAACATCCCCAATAATACACAAAATATCTTTTCCCATTTGTATTTGATGGTGAGATCATTATAACAGAAAATACAGACAGGATACAATGCAAGAATGAACATATTCCTGCAGCGGCGACGCAGACAACAAACTTGACGCACCGTACATCCTGTAGTAATCTACAGGCGAAAAAGGAGGGGATTTCTTGAATTTTTATACCTATGACTATATCACGGCGCACAGCCAGTTCGGCGATAATGTCTGGTATGTGCTTTCATTTCTCGCGCTCGCTGCGCTGCTCGTCGTGAGCGTGAAGGATCTGCGCAACCGCCTTGCAACGCGCTACCGCGACCTCATCGTCATTCTGTTTCTCACGGTCGCATTCCTCGGAGGAATGCAGTGGAACGACTACAACCGCACGAAGAGCGATGTGGAGGCGACCTCACGTATGGCGCAGTTCCTCCACAGCCTCAGCGTGGATCTGGACGTGCCCGTGCAAAAAATCCGCACCAACTCGACGTATTTGAAACAGGGAATGCTCGTTGATGTGCAGGGGACGTTTTACGCGGTGACATTCAATGCGGACTTTACCTCGTTTCAGTACGAGCGGACGCATCTTCTGAACCGCGATGTGAAGATTGTGGACAAGGAGGACTGACATGCTGATCTACTCTCTGATGATGGGCAAGCTCGCGCTCGGTCTCTTGTGTCTCATCGTCCAGATCAACCTGCTCGGCAAGGGCAACCTCGCGCCGAACTCCGCGACCGATCAGGTGCAGAACTACGTCCTCGGCGGCATCATCGGCGGCGTGATTTACAACAACGCTATATCGATTTTGGACTTTTTGCTCGTGCTGATCGCGTGGACACTGCTCGTACTGGTCCTGAAATATCTCAAGATGAACAGCGGTGCGATCAAGGACTTCGTCGACGGCAGTCCCGCCGTGGTGATCGAGCGCGGCAAGATCCTGATGGATGAGTGTATGCGGCACGGAATGCTCGCGCATGACATCATGCTTAAACTTCGTATGGCGGGGGTCTACTATGTAAAGGATGTAAAGCGTGCTGTGCTCGAGCCGAATGGACAGCTCACCGTTATCCAGTACGGCGAGCAGAACGCCCGCTATCCGCTCATCCTCGACGGACAGGTGGACGAGGACATCCTCGAACTCATCGAAAAGGATCGCGTCTGGCTCAACGCCGAGCTGCGTGCGGCGGACTGCGCGGTGAAGGACATCTACATCGGTGAGTATAAGGATGGCGAGCTGATTGTCCATCCGTATGAGAAGATTGTGAGTACCAACTGAAAAATAAAAAGCTCCCGACGGCGGAAGTGACCTGACCCCCAAAAGTTAGACATAGAGGATCTAACTTTTGGGGTCAGGTCAGAAGCGGTCGGGAGCTTTTTTCTACGGGGGAATTAGTTTTTCACCCGATATGCGACTGCATACATGACGGGCAGGACGAGCAGTGTCAGCACCGTTGCCACAATCAGTCCGCCGGCGATGGCAACCGCCATGGGTCCCCAGAAGATGCTGCGCATGAGGGGGAGCATGCCGAGGATGGCGGCGGCGGCGGTGAGCATGATGGGGCGGAAGCGCAGGACGGCGGAGTCGATGATGGCGTCCATGGGCTGCTCACTCGCCTCCTCATGCTTTTTGATCTGGTCGATGAGGATGACGGAGTTGCGGATGATCATGCCGAAGAGGGCGAGCACGCCGAGGTAGGCGACGAAGCCGAGTGCGGAGTCGGTGATGAGCATGGCAAACGCAACGCCGATCAGACCCATCGGTGCGGTGAGGAGGGTGAGCGTCATCTTGCCCATGCTGCCAAGCTGGAGCATGAGCAGGGTCATGATGATAAAGATCATGGCGGGCAGCGGCTGCATGAGGTAACCCATGGAGTCGGCGGAGTCCGCGAGCGCGCCCGCCGTCTCGATGGTCGTGCCGGCGGAGAGGCTGCGGCGCAGCTCCTCCGTCGCTTTGTAGATGCGCAGCGCGGCATCGTTGCCCTCGCCTTCTCTGACCTCCGCCTGTACCATGATGCTTGGGCGCAGGTTGTGCCGCTTGATAAAGCCATCCTCTGCGCCATAGGAAAGGTGGGCGATCTGTGCGAGCGGAACGCTGC encodes:
- a CDS encoding 2-oxoacid:acceptor oxidoreductase subunit alpha translates to MSETKARLMQGNEAIAEGAIAAGVTFFAGYPITPSTEIAEQMAKLLPKIGGTFLQMEDEIGAMGAILGASLAGAKVMDATSGPGFSLKQELIGYAACAEIPCVVVNVQRVGPSTGQPTAPSQGDVMQARWGTHGDHPIIALSPWSVRESFDLAVMSVNYAERFRTPVILLTDEIVGHLRENVTLPTANELDIYPRRLPKKNRAEGYQPFAVGEDLVPDVARFGDGCRIHVTGLLHDETGFPSGSPVVTEQLIHRLHEKINRVGDEIIHTEEAFMEDAEYAVVSYGGTARTAYEAVRTARAEGIRVGFLRLKTIWPFADAAVGRLADRVKSILVAELNYGQLVGEVTRAAHGTPVRPCLKYNMLDFTPQEITAAIRQMSEEVRA
- a CDS encoding 4Fe-4S binding protein; translation: MKGELYIKEKRCKGCGICAAFCPKQVLEVSLLGKIVPVRPEDCIACGQCEMRCPDFAIFVERRESK
- a CDS encoding DUF3290 domain-containing protein → MNFYTYDYITAHSQFGDNVWYVLSFLALAALLVVSVKDLRNRLATRYRDLIVILFLTVAFLGGMQWNDYNRTKSDVEATSRMAQFLHSLSVDLDVPVQKIRTNSTYLKQGMLVDVQGTFYAVTFNADFTSFQYERTHLLNRDVKIVDKED
- a CDS encoding DUF421 domain-containing protein yields the protein MLIYSLMMGKLALGLLCLIVQINLLGKGNLAPNSATDQVQNYVLGGIIGGVIYNNAISILDFLLVLIAWTLLVLVLKYLKMNSGAIKDFVDGSPAVVIERGKILMDECMRHGMLAHDIMLKLRMAGVYYVKDVKRAVLEPNGQLTVIQYGEQNARYPLILDGQVDEDILELIEKDRVWLNAELRAADCAVKDIYIGEYKDGELIVHPYEKIVSTN